From the Pseudoalteromonas tunicata genome, one window contains:
- a CDS encoding monovalent cation/H+ antiporter subunit A → MALLWIPLLSLIGSVIASLSGRFGRTRCAWLTALAPFIALVIALTLSPQVFSGESLIYQLSWIPALGINLSFRLDGLALLFVFMILGIGLLVILYARYYLSPNDSMAKFYAFLMLFMTAMLGIVLSNNIIQLWVFWELTSISSFLLISFWWHKSEARKGARMALTITGAGGLALLAGLLLLGDIVGSYDLSIILQSGEIIKQHALYSVTLVLILLGAFTKSAQFPFHFWLPHAMAAPTPVSAYLHSATMVKAGIFLLARFYPALAGTDLWFLLVGLTGLATLLFGAYMALFKHDLKGLLAYSTISHLGLITLLLGLDTQLAAVAAIFHIINHATFKASLFMAVGIIDHETGTRDMRKLNGMLKFLPYTATLAMVAAASMAGVPLLNGFLSKEMFFAETLHQQVLGSMSWLIPVLATLAGVFSVAYSIRFIHDVFFNGEPVGLTKTPHEPPRYMRVPVEILVALCIVVGIVPNFVVNDILTAASISLLGPNLPDYSLAIWHGLNLPLLMSCLAVLGGLFVYSQRKYLYQFQTSLPTLDAKEWFETWIEYILKWSQKITGWIETGSLQRYILLILISVIILAGLPLFEMVQLAGTKPLTAVTPNAAVGAGLLIAGAFATLIWHRNRMVALLTISVVGLMVSVAFTRYSAPDLALTQLTVEVVTVILLMLALFFLPHRTPKESSSVRILRDLAIASSLGVIIGSICYAILTRPLQSISDYFLANAKTGGGGTNVVNVILVDFRGFDTLGEITVLGIAALGIYKMLLNLPLFMPSSDGDGRPWARERHPILLASISQSLLPLALLVTVYIFLRGHNLPGGGFIAGLITAIAFILQYMAHGSQWIYERFDVNYRKVIAFGIATAFMTGVGSWFFGRPFLTTWFEYFDIPLVGKIELASALVFDLGVYLTVVGSTLMILASLGKLTINQQPQQEAK, encoded by the coding sequence ATAGCTCTATTATGGATCCCCTTACTCTCACTAATTGGAAGTGTAATAGCCTCCTTAAGTGGGCGATTTGGCCGAACTAGATGTGCTTGGTTAACTGCATTGGCCCCATTTATAGCATTAGTCATCGCATTAACCTTATCCCCTCAGGTTTTTTCTGGAGAATCATTAATTTATCAACTGAGTTGGATCCCAGCTCTTGGGATTAATTTATCGTTTCGTCTTGATGGCTTAGCACTTCTTTTTGTCTTTATGATTTTAGGTATTGGCTTATTGGTTATTTTGTATGCCCGTTATTACCTAAGTCCTAATGATTCAATGGCCAAATTTTACGCGTTTTTAATGCTGTTTATGACAGCCATGCTCGGTATTGTTTTATCAAATAATATTATCCAGCTTTGGGTCTTTTGGGAGCTGACCAGTATTAGCTCATTTTTACTTATCAGTTTTTGGTGGCACAAATCAGAGGCACGTAAAGGTGCCCGAATGGCCCTTACGATTACCGGGGCGGGCGGTTTAGCATTATTAGCTGGCTTGTTACTACTTGGTGATATTGTCGGTAGTTATGATTTAAGTATTATTCTACAAAGTGGTGAGATTATTAAGCAGCATGCCTTATATTCCGTTACTTTGGTGCTTATTTTACTTGGTGCGTTTACTAAATCGGCGCAATTTCCATTTCATTTTTGGTTGCCACATGCCATGGCAGCACCAACACCGGTTAGTGCTTATTTACATTCTGCGACTATGGTGAAAGCGGGGATTTTCTTATTAGCCCGGTTTTATCCTGCTCTAGCTGGCACCGATTTATGGTTTTTATTAGTCGGCTTAACCGGGCTTGCAACCTTATTATTTGGCGCTTATATGGCGCTATTTAAACATGACTTAAAAGGGCTTTTGGCATATTCAACAATCAGTCATTTGGGTCTTATTACCTTGTTATTAGGCTTAGATACTCAATTGGCAGCTGTCGCCGCAATTTTTCATATTATTAATCATGCAACTTTCAAGGCATCGTTATTTATGGCGGTAGGCATTATCGACCATGAAACAGGCACTCGAGATATGCGAAAACTTAATGGCATGCTCAAATTCCTGCCTTATACCGCAACACTCGCTATGGTCGCTGCGGCTTCAATGGCAGGTGTACCACTACTCAATGGCTTTTTATCAAAAGAAATGTTTTTTGCTGAAACGCTACACCAGCAAGTGCTTGGCTCAATGTCTTGGTTGATCCCCGTGCTTGCTACATTAGCTGGGGTATTTTCGGTCGCTTATTCAATACGATTTATTCATGATGTTTTCTTTAATGGCGAGCCGGTTGGCTTAACTAAAACACCACACGAACCTCCGCGATACATGCGAGTGCCAGTTGAGATTTTAGTTGCGCTGTGTATTGTGGTCGGGATAGTTCCTAATTTTGTGGTTAATGATATTTTAACAGCTGCATCTATTTCATTACTTGGACCAAATTTACCAGATTACAGCTTGGCGATTTGGCATGGTTTAAATTTACCTTTATTAATGAGTTGTTTAGCTGTACTTGGTGGTCTGTTTGTTTACAGCCAACGTAAATATTTGTATCAGTTTCAAACTTCATTACCGACACTTGACGCTAAAGAGTGGTTTGAAACTTGGATTGAATATATCTTGAAATGGAGTCAAAAAATAACAGGTTGGATTGAGACCGGATCGTTACAACGTTATATTTTGTTGATTTTGATAAGTGTGATTATTTTAGCCGGTTTACCATTGTTTGAAATGGTACAACTAGCTGGTACTAAGCCACTGACAGCTGTGACACCCAATGCTGCGGTTGGTGCAGGATTATTAATTGCAGGTGCTTTTGCAACGCTTATTTGGCATCGCAATCGAATGGTGGCATTGCTCACTATTTCAGTTGTTGGCTTGATGGTCTCTGTAGCGTTTACTCGTTATTCAGCTCCTGATTTGGCGTTAACTCAGCTTACAGTTGAAGTGGTAACGGTGATTTTATTGATGTTGGCGTTGTTCTTTTTACCGCACCGCACACCAAAAGAATCAAGTTCGGTGCGAATTTTACGTGATTTGGCGATTGCTTCGAGTTTAGGGGTGATTATTGGCAGTATTTGTTATGCCATTTTAACGCGTCCATTACAGTCTATTTCAGATTATTTCCTCGCTAATGCTAAAACAGGTGGTGGTGGTACCAATGTAGTTAACGTAATTTTGGTTGATTTTAGGGGCTTTGATACGCTGGGTGAAATTACTGTACTGGGTATTGCCGCTCTGGGTATTTATAAAATGTTGCTTAATTTGCCCCTGTTTATGCCTTCAAGTGATGGTGATGGCCGTCCTTGGGCGCGCGAACGTCACCCAATTTTGCTCGCAAGTATTTCGCAAAGTTTATTACCTTTGGCTTTATTAGTTACTGTGTATATTTTCTTACGTGGGCATAATTTACCTGGTGGCGGTTTTATTGCCGGCTTAATTACTGCAATTGCATTTATTCTCCAGTATATGGCCCATGGCTCACAATGGATTTATGAGCGATTTGATGTCAATTATCGCAAGGTGATTGCTTTTGGTATTGCAACAGCCTTTATGACAGGGGTCGGAAGTTGGTTCTTTGGACGCCCATTCTTAACCACATGGTTTGAATATTTTGATATTCCATTGGTTGGCAAAATTGAATTAGCTAGTGCGTTAGTGTTTGATTTAGGTGTGTATTTAACCGTGGTAGGGTCAACTTTGATGATTTTAGCAAGTTTAGGCAAACTAACGATTAATCAACAACCACAACAGGAGGCCAAATAA
- a CDS encoding K+/H+ antiporter subunit F — translation MLDTVILIVLTMVGISLLLNLWRLIVGPTVPDRILALDTMYINTIALIILYGIRVDTNLYFEAALLIAMLGFVSTVAVCKFLLRGDIIE, via the coding sequence ATGTTAGATACAGTCATATTAATTGTATTAACTATGGTTGGGATTTCGCTGTTATTAAATTTATGGCGTTTAATTGTTGGGCCAACTGTACCTGATCGTATTTTGGCGCTTGATACCATGTATATTAATACCATTGCGTTGATCATTTTGTATGGCATTCGAGTCGATACTAACCTCTATTTTGAGGCCGCGTTATTGATTGCCATGCTCGGTTTTGTCAGTACTGTAGCAGTGTGTAAGTTCTTGTTACGCGGCGATATTATTGAATAA
- a CDS encoding Na+/H+ antiporter subunit E: MRLHAKMRWLPTPFRSLLLFFVWLLLNNSVSVGHLILAAFLAVVIPLLTFRFRDPQPLILRPGLAIKHFLLVLYDIVTANVQVAFLILGPTKRLRPAFVKIPLDLSHEMPITILASTVSLTPGTVSAEVYPAPETISQSDEPVQRYLLIHVLDLEDEAQLIKTIKQRYEAPLKEIFQC, translated from the coding sequence ATGAGATTACATGCCAAAATGCGTTGGTTACCAACGCCATTTCGTAGTTTATTGTTATTTTTTGTCTGGTTATTACTCAACAACAGCGTTTCAGTAGGGCATCTTATTTTGGCTGCATTTTTAGCTGTGGTGATCCCATTACTGACTTTTCGTTTTCGAGATCCTCAACCGTTGATTTTACGACCAGGTTTAGCGATTAAACACTTTTTATTGGTGCTTTACGATATTGTGACTGCTAATGTCCAAGTGGCTTTTTTAATTCTTGGGCCAACAAAGCGTTTGCGTCCAGCATTTGTTAAAATACCACTGGACCTTTCTCATGAAATGCCGATTACGATTTTAGCCAGTACGGTCTCTCTTACACCAGGTACTGTCAGTGCCGAAGTCTATCCTGCACCTGAAACAATTAGCCAAAGCGATGAGCCTGTTCAGCGTTATTTATTGATTCATGTCTTGGACTTAGAAGATGAGGCACAGTTAATCAAAACCATTAAACAGCGCTATGAAGCACCTCTGAAGGAGATTTTTCAATGTTAG
- a CDS encoding Na+/H+ antiporter subunit G, producing MLVYEWLVSILLLIGGAFILIGSIGLNKMPDFFMRLHGPTKATTLGMAGVLIAAMVYFSMTKDGISVKEILISIFLLITAPISGYMLIKAAIHHKLPAKDGTKGMDNIEED from the coding sequence ATGTTAGTTTATGAGTGGCTTGTATCCATTTTATTATTAATTGGTGGTGCTTTTATTTTGATAGGTTCAATTGGTTTGAATAAAATGCCTGATTTTTTTATGCGCCTGCATGGTCCGACAAAAGCTACAACCTTAGGCATGGCTGGAGTATTAATTGCAGCAATGGTCTATTTCAGTATGACTAAAGATGGGATTAGTGTTAAAGAAATTTTGATTTCGATTTTTTTACTGATCACCGCACCTATCAGTGGCTATATGCTGATTAAAGCTGCAATTCATCATAAGTTGCCAGCTAAAGATGGTACAAAAGGGATGGATAATATTGAGGAAGATTAA
- the lipB gene encoding lipoyl(octanoyl) transferase LipB — translation MSTNTLIIRQLGCRAYEPIWQAMQDYTDHRDDSSPDEIWLVEHEPVFTQGQAGKDEHVLMPGDIPVVKVDRGGQVTYHGPGQQVMYVLFNLRRLKIGVRELVTWLEETVINTLADCGVQAYAKPDAPGVYVDNKKIASLGLRVRRGCSFHGLALNVNMDLAPFLRINPCGYAGMAMIQSADLAGPKTLEAAQQGLVKHLVEKINVTDLKQILGFDNE, via the coding sequence ATGAGCACAAATACACTCATCATTCGCCAGCTAGGGTGTCGCGCCTATGAGCCCATTTGGCAAGCAATGCAAGATTATACCGATCATAGAGATGACTCCAGCCCAGATGAAATTTGGCTAGTAGAACACGAGCCTGTCTTTACCCAAGGCCAAGCTGGTAAAGATGAGCATGTACTAATGCCGGGTGATATTCCAGTGGTCAAAGTTGACCGCGGTGGCCAAGTGACCTATCACGGCCCAGGCCAACAAGTTATGTATGTTTTGTTCAACTTACGTCGCTTAAAAATAGGCGTAAGAGAATTAGTCACTTGGTTAGAAGAAACCGTGATCAATACGCTAGCCGATTGTGGGGTGCAAGCCTATGCTAAGCCCGATGCTCCTGGCGTTTATGTTGATAATAAAAAAATAGCCTCATTAGGTTTGCGTGTTAGACGCGGATGCTCATTTCATGGCTTAGCATTAAACGTCAATATGGACTTGGCCCCCTTTTTACGTATTAATCCATGCGGATATGCAGGTATGGCAATGATCCAATCTGCTGATCTTGCAGGACCAAAAACTCTTGAAGCAGCCCAACAAGGCTTAGTAAAACATCTTGTCGAAAAAATAAACGTCACCGACCTCAAACAAATACTAGGGTTTGATAACGAATGA
- the ybeD gene encoding DUF493 family protein YbeD: MVKLVQNTKFDEYLEFPCRFSFRVMGLANKQLTEQVIVVMQRVAPGDYTPTVKPSTKGNYESVHLVANVTSKEHIEQIYNELGKLEDVRHVL, translated from the coding sequence GTGGTAAAACTTGTTCAAAACACCAAATTTGATGAATATCTGGAATTTCCTTGCCGTTTTAGTTTTCGAGTAATGGGACTGGCAAATAAGCAACTTACGGAACAAGTTATTGTGGTTATGCAACGTGTGGCGCCTGGCGATTACACGCCGACAGTCAAACCTAGTACTAAAGGTAACTATGAATCTGTTCATTTAGTTGCAAATGTGACCAGCAAAGAGCACATTGAACAAATTTATAACGAATTAGGTAAATTAGAAGACGTACGCCACGTCCTTTAA
- a CDS encoding Na+/H+ antiporter subunit C, producing MEALYATCVGVLVTCGVFLLLRARTFPVVLGLTMLSYAVNLFLFASGRLSLNKAAVLGFSDQYADPLPQALVLTAIVIGFAMTAFVVILAIRGRADLGSDHVDGKESALNSLTNTYKEGK from the coding sequence ATGGAAGCTTTATATGCAACTTGTGTTGGGGTGTTAGTGACGTGTGGGGTATTTTTATTGCTTCGAGCTCGCACATTTCCAGTTGTATTGGGTTTGACCATGTTGTCTTACGCAGTAAACCTGTTCTTATTTGCATCCGGGCGGTTGAGTTTAAATAAAGCCGCTGTACTTGGCTTTTCTGATCAGTATGCCGACCCTTTACCCCAAGCCTTAGTATTAACCGCAATAGTAATTGGATTTGCGATGACTGCATTTGTGGTAATTCTAGCGATTCGAGGTCGTGCAGATTTAGGCAGTGATCATGTTGATGGAAAAGAGTCAGCATTAAACAGCTTAACTAACACCTATAAGGAAGGTAAATAA
- the nlpI gene encoding lipoprotein NlpI encodes MRLKQIAVMSLLSGMLMGCSLTPKNADRPIIDVAFSTPLATDFRSEIAIARYSELLYRTNLTDEQKAQLFYDRGVLFDSLGLSTLARIDFNRTLTLKPDLPEVYNFLGIHHTLLQQYDKAYEMFDAVIELKPEHEYVFLNRGIALYYGERPQLALQDFNAFLEMAPSDPYRVIWRYLAEKEVDNKLAVENLKQAATLLDNSKWAYQLVALFSGQLTEAKFLAGLEENVETEQHYAERLCEAYFYLAKLHLAAGNKRSAEDYFKLSLSTNVHEFVEYKYARLELELLYAQS; translated from the coding sequence ATGCGCTTAAAACAAATTGCGGTGATGTCATTATTAAGTGGCATGTTGATGGGATGTAGCCTGACCCCCAAAAATGCTGATAGGCCGATTATAGATGTTGCATTTTCAACTCCATTAGCAACTGATTTTAGAAGTGAAATCGCCATCGCTCGTTACTCTGAATTGTTGTATCGCACTAATTTAACTGATGAGCAAAAAGCGCAGCTGTTTTATGACCGTGGTGTATTGTTTGATAGTTTGGGCTTGTCTACTTTAGCGCGGATCGATTTTAACCGTACCTTAACGTTAAAACCGGATTTACCCGAAGTATATAATTTCTTGGGGATCCACCATACTTTGCTACAACAGTATGATAAAGCATATGAAATGTTTGATGCGGTGATTGAACTTAAACCTGAGCATGAATATGTATTTTTAAATCGTGGAATCGCTCTTTATTATGGTGAGCGACCACAGTTAGCCTTACAAGATTTTAATGCTTTTTTAGAAATGGCTCCAAGTGATCCTTATCGAGTAATTTGGCGTTATCTTGCTGAAAAAGAAGTTGATAACAAGCTTGCGGTTGAAAATCTTAAACAAGCCGCGACATTGCTTGATAACAGTAAATGGGCATATCAATTGGTCGCATTATTTAGCGGTCAATTAACCGAAGCTAAGTTTTTAGCCGGTCTTGAAGAAAATGTTGAAACTGAGCAACACTATGCTGAAAGATTATGTGAAGCCTACTTCTATTTGGCTAAATTACATTTAGCCGCTGGCAATAAGCGCAGCGCTGAAGACTATTTTAAACTCTCTCTTTCTACCAATGTGCATGAGTTTGTTGAATATAAATATGCACGTCTGGAGCTAGAGCTGCTGTATGCGCAAAGCTAA
- a CDS encoding monovalent cation/H+ antiporter subunit D, whose protein sequence is MHLVTLTVLIPMLAAVVLLLPPSGKSVQARRITSVIFACVTLIVSIALLVKTLDGQTIVYAIGDWKAPFGIVLIGDRLSALLVTLTSFLALCCVTYSLTGDDEKGSFFHPLMHFLTLGVNGAFLTGDLFNLFVFFEVLLIASYSLLMHGVDKQKTRAALHYVILNLVGSSVFLIALGILYGVLGTLNIADMALKVSQLSGDDVALAKIGGLLLLIVFALKAAILPLHMWLPSTYSTAMPVVGAMFAIMTKVGVYAMFRVYTVIFGAYAGSLDNMAAQWLWPLAIITIFVGALGVLASQDFRRLVANLVVVSVGTLVAAVAMHSVMATAAALYYIIHSTVLVAALFLLAELIGLQRGKTADRLVPARAVTQPLLLGSCFIIASLGVIGMPPLSGFIGKIWFLEAALEVNLHLSFWPVYLLASLMIMIALSRAGSQLFWKQSNSEPSGERAKPVQIAMVIVLLSCTPLMVVFAGPISEFTLATATQLHDVQGHVNAVIGVSLEGQQ, encoded by the coding sequence ATGCATTTAGTGACCTTAACGGTATTAATTCCAATGTTGGCTGCGGTTGTATTACTGTTGCCTCCAAGTGGTAAAAGTGTACAGGCTCGCAGGATCACCTCAGTTATTTTTGCATGCGTGACACTGATTGTCAGCATTGCTTTATTAGTTAAAACTTTAGATGGGCAAACGATTGTTTATGCAATTGGAGATTGGAAAGCGCCGTTTGGAATTGTATTAATTGGCGATAGACTTTCTGCTTTATTAGTTACCTTAACCTCATTTTTGGCTTTGTGTTGTGTTACTTATTCACTTACCGGTGATGATGAAAAGGGCAGCTTTTTTCACCCATTGATGCATTTTTTAACGTTGGGGGTCAATGGTGCATTTTTAACTGGTGACTTATTTAATCTTTTTGTATTTTTTGAAGTGTTGTTAATCGCCTCTTATTCATTGTTGATGCATGGTGTTGATAAACAAAAAACTCGTGCAGCGTTACATTACGTTATTTTAAACCTTGTGGGCTCAAGTGTATTTTTAATCGCATTGGGTATTTTATACGGCGTATTAGGTACGCTGAATATTGCTGATATGGCTTTAAAAGTATCACAACTGAGTGGTGATGATGTCGCATTAGCAAAAATTGGTGGCTTGTTGCTATTAATTGTATTTGCTTTAAAAGCGGCTATTTTACCGTTACATATGTGGTTGCCTAGTACTTATTCAACGGCGATGCCGGTTGTTGGTGCTATGTTTGCCATTATGACCAAGGTCGGTGTGTATGCCATGTTCAGGGTTTACACTGTGATATTTGGCGCCTATGCCGGATCGCTTGATAATATGGCGGCGCAATGGTTATGGCCACTGGCAATTATTACTATTTTTGTAGGTGCACTGGGCGTATTAGCGAGTCAAGATTTCCGTCGTTTAGTTGCAAATTTAGTGGTGGTATCAGTCGGTACTTTAGTTGCTGCGGTTGCAATGCACTCTGTTATGGCAACCGCTGCTGCACTTTATTACATTATTCATTCAACCGTATTAGTTGCCGCGCTGTTTTTATTGGCAGAATTAATCGGGCTGCAACGGGGAAAAACCGCAGATCGCTTAGTGCCAGCAAGAGCAGTAACTCAACCGTTATTACTGGGTAGTTGTTTTATTATTGCATCTCTTGGTGTGATTGGTATGCCGCCATTGTCAGGTTTTATTGGTAAAATTTGGTTTTTAGAAGCTGCATTAGAAGTGAATTTACATCTGTCATTTTGGCCAGTTTATCTATTAGCAAGTCTGATGATTATGATTGCGCTGAGTCGTGCAGGTAGCCAATTGTTTTGGAAGCAAAGTAATAGTGAGCCAAGTGGTGAGCGGGCTAAACCAGTTCAAATTGCTATGGTGATTGTATTGCTAAGTTGTACTCCACTGATGGTTGTTTTTGCCGGCCCAATTAGTGAATTTACTCTTGCTACTGCAACCCAATTACATGATGTTCAAGGCCATGTTAATGCCGTCATTGGCGTATCATTGGAGGGTCAGCAATAA
- the lipA gene encoding lipoyl synthase, producing the protein MNKPVKIQPGVKLRDAEKMALIPVKVLPTEKTEMLRKPEWLKIRLPKSTERIDGIKSALRKHGLHSVCEEASCPNLSECFNHGTATFMILGAICTRRCPFCDVAHGRPLAPDAAEPEKLALTIRDMKLSYVVITSVDRDDLRDGGAQHFADCIREIRKYNPDITIEVLVPDFRGRMDRALEILIQTPPDVFNHNLETAPRLYKLARPGADYKWSLELLRRFKEAHPNVKTKSGLMVGLGEEISEIEQVLRDLREHNVDMLTVGQYLQPSKHHLPVKRYVPPVEFDALKAYADEIGFVHAACGPFVRSSYHADQQAAGKEVK; encoded by the coding sequence ATGAATAAACCAGTAAAGATCCAACCAGGTGTAAAACTGCGTGATGCAGAAAAAATGGCATTGATCCCAGTTAAAGTATTACCGACTGAGAAAACAGAAATGTTGCGTAAACCTGAATGGCTAAAAATACGCTTGCCAAAATCTACCGAGCGTATTGATGGCATCAAAAGTGCGCTTCGTAAACATGGGTTGCATTCTGTTTGTGAAGAAGCGTCTTGTCCAAATTTATCGGAGTGCTTTAATCACGGTACAGCAACCTTCATGATTTTAGGTGCAATTTGTACACGCCGTTGTCCTTTTTGTGATGTTGCTCATGGTCGTCCTCTTGCTCCCGATGCAGCTGAGCCTGAAAAACTAGCCCTCACTATCCGTGACATGAAGTTAAGCTATGTGGTTATTACTTCAGTGGACCGTGATGATTTACGTGATGGTGGTGCACAACATTTTGCCGATTGTATTCGTGAGATCCGCAAGTACAACCCTGATATTACGATTGAAGTTCTAGTACCAGATTTCCGAGGTCGTATGGACCGTGCACTTGAAATTCTTATTCAAACGCCGCCAGATGTGTTTAACCACAACCTAGAAACTGCGCCGCGTTTATATAAACTTGCACGTCCGGGGGCTGATTATAAATGGTCGTTAGAATTACTTCGTCGTTTTAAAGAAGCACATCCAAACGTTAAAACTAAATCAGGTTTAATGGTTGGTCTTGGTGAAGAAATCAGCGAGATTGAACAAGTATTACGTGACCTACGTGAACACAATGTCGATATGCTGACCGTGGGCCAATATTTACAGCCATCGAAGCACCACTTGCCGGTAAAGCGCTATGTACCGCCTGTTGAGTTTGATGCGCTAAAAGCCTATGCCGATGAGATTGGTTTTGTTCATGCTGCCTGTGGCCCATTTGTCCGCTCAAGCTACCATGCCGATCAGCAAGCTGCGGGTAAAGAAGTAAAATAA
- a CDS encoding tetratricopeptide repeat protein, with translation MLFFKKHKFKPEFRFWFLFLFSLNFLSFSSNHSIALSQHHLLAGKMGVAAHLISHNAIPIEIYQNVDALKHLAGLKDKKAVIFLAEHYERTNQLDLAEFYFIQLQHQESTASEQAKLTLSQFYQRHQMWQKLAEFSQLNGLTLDFYLSQLYLGSSLPQVQPDVFTDLKRKFKLDFTLQIDELSFSQQTHCGIKVVPIATDFKSLNQLKQHVSTFKSDEDLHELPVCFSNILYLSKQVLSCTANEAIKCDLSYLAQQQNWPEGIRHLVIMTSDGSANVNQGIMYLSAKHDFNVFKHEWLHLFGFEDEYPLPIKKQQQRCRLSTSTLSQLVMQERTASVAKNLFPIPTCNAQTVQAYKLVERPTLMQYLDSPMPKRYKTILNANIAHHLGELKTFSNAMYNLDEASYWLAYGVKLGDYHSKLFQALKFETQRDFARALSELSALVNWSMAYSSLARIYYQLQDFEQARHFYGLAAEQGDSYGQYFYAKMLANGEGGPKDQKSAIRYLNHAAAQANPLAIQLINLAPF, from the coding sequence ATGCTGTTTTTCAAAAAGCATAAATTTAAACCAGAATTCCGATTCTGGTTTTTATTTTTGTTTAGCCTTAACTTCTTAAGTTTTTCATCAAATCATTCCATAGCCCTGAGCCAACATCATTTGTTAGCGGGTAAAATGGGCGTTGCTGCTCACTTAATAAGTCACAATGCGATACCAATTGAAATATATCAAAATGTCGATGCGCTTAAACACTTAGCAGGACTTAAGGATAAGAAAGCTGTAATTTTTTTGGCTGAGCATTATGAACGCACAAACCAATTGGACTTGGCCGAGTTTTACTTTATTCAATTGCAGCACCAAGAAAGTACTGCATCAGAGCAAGCAAAGCTAACCCTGAGTCAATTTTATCAGCGCCATCAAATGTGGCAAAAATTGGCTGAGTTCAGTCAACTCAATGGTTTAACTTTAGATTTTTACCTTAGTCAGTTGTATTTAGGCTCATCTTTACCCCAAGTACAGCCTGATGTTTTTACTGATTTAAAACGTAAGTTTAAGCTTGATTTTACACTGCAAATTGATGAGTTGTCTTTTAGTCAACAAACCCATTGCGGTATTAAAGTAGTGCCTATAGCAACAGATTTTAAGAGTTTAAATCAGTTGAAACAGCATGTTAGCACATTTAAATCGGATGAGGATTTACACGAGTTACCAGTGTGTTTTTCTAATATTCTGTATCTTTCAAAACAGGTTTTATCTTGCACAGCGAATGAAGCAATAAAGTGTGACCTTAGCTATTTGGCGCAACAGCAAAATTGGCCAGAAGGGATCCGTCACTTAGTAATTATGACTTCAGACGGATCTGCAAATGTTAATCAAGGTATTATGTATCTTTCAGCTAAACATGATTTTAATGTGTTTAAACATGAATGGCTGCATTTGTTTGGATTTGAAGATGAATATCCGTTACCAATCAAAAAACAACAGCAACGTTGTCGCCTATCAACATCAACACTAAGCCAACTGGTAATGCAAGAACGAACGGCTAGCGTAGCAAAGAACTTATTTCCGATCCCAACATGTAATGCTCAAACTGTGCAAGCCTATAAATTAGTAGAGAGGCCGACACTAATGCAGTATTTAGATTCACCAATGCCTAAACGTTATAAAACAATTTTAAACGCTAATATTGCACACCATTTGGGTGAATTAAAAACCTTTAGTAATGCAATGTATAACCTTGATGAGGCAAGCTATTGGTTAGCTTATGGGGTAAAGCTGGGTGATTATCATAGCAAATTATTTCAAGCGCTTAAGTTTGAAACGCAAAGGGATTTTGCTCGCGCTTTAAGTGAGTTGTCAGCGTTAGTTAACTGGTCAATGGCCTATTCATCTTTAGCTCGGATTTATTATCAGTTACAGGACTTTGAGCAAGCGCGCCATTTTTATGGTTTAGCGGCAGAGCAAGGCGATAGTTATGGCCAATACTTTTATGCAAAAATGTTGGCTAATGGAGAAGGGGGACCAAAAGATCAAAAATCTGCGATACGCTATTTAAATCATGCGGCAGCACAAGCAAATCCGTTGGCTATTCAGTTAATCAATTTAGCGCCATTTTAA